The window TGTGACCTAGCAATGTTTTCAATTCTTGAATTTTTTGTTGACCATCTTTATGCTGCCAGCCTTTTGCCTCTTGGACGAACGTCTGGAAGTCCACTCGCATCTGATTGATGATAAGTGCTTGCTGTCCTGCTTGATAGCGAATTCCTGTGGCGTCAAACATAACAATGACGGCAAAGATAGCCGAGACAGCAAAGAGGGGAGAATCAAGCCCGGATTCATAAGCAATCGCAGTGGTTAAGGATGTAACCGCGGCGGAATGGGAGCTTGGCATTCCACCTGTCGAGGTCATCAATTTCCAGTCAAGTTTACCGACAAGAAAAAAGTGGATCGGAATTTTGACGAATTGAGCAAAGACGATTCCAAATAATGCCGCCAGGAGCGGGGTGTTTTGTAATAGGGCCATCTCGTTCCACTCCTTTTATTGTGCGAAAATTGTACAATAAGTATACCATATTGGCATGTGACAAAAAAATAAGTTGTATATGTTGAACAATTGAATACGATGTAGTTGCCTCAAACGCAGAAGCTGATTTGTAGGAATAATTAATATATGTGTTGAATTAAAGAATTCCATTGAACCGCTACGGCGCTAGGGGATACCTCCCGCCATAAGCCAAGCAGCTTCGCCGCCAGTCTTATGACTTCGGCTACCCCTGTTAAAGCGCCTTCGCTTAGTTTATACACCGGATTCAATAGTTCATCATAGATAATGAAATACATTTTCTCAAATAGACCATCCAGCGAAGGTGCGACTTCGTGGTAGCCGGAGCGATAAGACTGAAAGCGCTCTCCTTTCGGGCTTATCGCGGGAGGCATCCACAAAGCGCCGAAGCGATATTAGCAGGAATTCTAATTCTATCCTCCTGTATTGGGACATTCGTTGATCCCATTCTCGGGTGCGGATTGTAGATCGCTTGGCGCTTTGGGGATACCTTTCGCCATAAGCCTGGATTAGCGCTTCACATCCAGTCTTACGGCTTCGGCGACCCCTTTTCCGCGCCTGCGCTAGGGGGTTCATTATCGAGAGAAATGTAATGTTGAGATGTACATGCCGAGATTATAAAGTGAGTACTAGTTGACACTACTTAGATTCAAGAAAGACGCACTGCAGGTTGCAGATTTCATCAAAGCTAATGAAATGCTCTTTCTCACATAGGCCATCCAGCGAAGGCGCGTCTTCGTGGTAGCCGGAGCGATAAGACTGAAAGTGCTCTCCTTTCCGGCTTATCGCGGGAGGCATCCACAAAGCGTCGAAGCGGTATTAGCAGGAATTCTGATTCATTCCTCATGTATGGGGACATTCGTTGATCCCATTCTCGGGTGCGGATTGTAGATCGCTTGGCGCTTTGGGGATGCCTTTCACCGTAAGCCTGGATTAGCGCTTCGCATCCAGTCTTACGGTTTCGGCGACCCCTTTGCCGCGCCTGCGCTAGGGTGTTCATTATCGAGAGAAATGTGATTTTTAGATGTATATGCCGAGATTATAATGTGAGTACTAGTTGATACTACGTATATTCAAGAAAGACACACTCCAGATTGCAGATTTCATCACAGCTAATGAAATACTCCTTTTCACATAGCCCATCCAGCGAAGGCGCGACTTCGTGGTAGCCGGAGCGATAAGAGCAAGGAGGGATGCAGCTCAATCCCTCCCAAGTGGTGTTCTTTCCGGCTTATCGCGGGAGGCATCCACAAAGCGCCGAAGCGATATTAGCAGGATATCTAATCCATTCATCCTGTATTGGGACATTCGTTGATCACATTCGTTCGATTTATGGCACTCCAGGTTGCAAGTCTCATCATAGATAATGAAATGTGCTTTCTCACATAGACCATCCACAATGCGATATTAGCAGGATTTCTGATTCTATCCATTATAAAGCACCTATGCCGTATTCATTTGTTCAAAATATATAGTACGGTTGCCGAACGAATCGTTACAAAGGGCAGAAAATTTAGGTTATACTAAAGAGTGTAAGAAA of the Sporosarcina sp. FSL K6-1508 genome contains:
- a CDS encoding divergent PAP2 family protein; amino-acid sequence: MALLQNTPLLAALFGIVFAQFVKIPIHFFLVGKLDWKLMTSTGGMPSSHSAAVTSLTTAIAYESGLDSPLFAVSAIFAVIVMFDATGIRYQAGQQALIINQMRVDFQTFVQEAKGWQHKDGQQKIQELKTLLGHKPSEVFAGAVTGILISVILYSFII